The Longimicrobiaceae bacterium sequence GCTACAATACGATCGAGTTCGGGCGGCAGCCGGAGAGCTATTCGTCGAGCTACTCTCTGAACATGGGGTTGAACCTCAGTGGCTCGACCCTCTTGCAGCCGTCCGTCCAGCGCGCTCAGAAGCGGGCGACCGAGCGACAGGTAGAAGGTGCCGCCGCCTCGCTGGATGCGCAGGTCACACAGCAGTACCTGACCGTGCTGCAGGCGAGGGAGCTGGTGGCCCAGGCCGAGCAGGAGGTGGCCCGCACGGCCGAGCACGTCCGTCTGGCCGAAGCCAGGCTGGAGGTGGGCGCGGGCACTCCGCTCGACGTTCAGCGAGCGCAGGTCCAGCACGGCCAGGCAGAGGTGAACCTCGTCCAGGCGCGCAATACCGCCGACGTCGAAGCGATCACGCTGGGGCGGCTGCTTGGAACGCCGCTCGACCCCGAGGTGCAGCTCACCACCAACTTCTCCGTCTTCGAGCCCAACTGGTCGGCGGAGGAGCTGGTTCAGATCGCCCTGCAGAGCAATCCCTCGCTCCTTGCCGCCGAGGCCAGTGCCGCGGCTGCCCGCACGAGCGTACGGGCGGCTCGTACGGCGTACCTGCCGAGCCTGAACTTCAACGTAGGCCTTTCCGGCTTCGTCTACGAAGCGGGCAACGTCAACGCGCTGGTGGGGCAGCAGATAGCCGGGCTCGAACAGCAGTTCAACAACTGCCAGATCAACAACGATCTGATGGCGCTGATCGGCCGACCCGGGCAGAACTGCGACATCTTCAATCCGAACGATCCGGCAGTGGTGGCTGGCATCCGCCGGAACCTCGAGGCCCAGAACCGCGGCTGGCCGTTCGACTACCAGCGCCAGCCGTTGAACGCCTCCGTGTCGATTTCGATTCCGATCTTCACGGGTTTCAGCCGCCAGCTTCAGGTCGACCAGGCCAAGGCAGCAGCGGCGGACGCGCGTCATAGCGTGCGCGAAGAGAGCCTGCGCCTCCGACAGGAGGTCGCGGCGGCGGTGCGGAACCTCGAGACCGCCTATGAGACCGCGCGGCTGCAGGAACAGGTAGTGGCAAGCGCCACCGAGGAGCTGCGGTTGGCACAGGAGCGGTTCCGCTTCGGAGCGGCGAACTCCATCGAGGTCACAGACGCGCAGGCGAACCTGGCGCAGGCGGAACAGGCTCGCATCGACGCGATCTACAACTTCCACAA is a genomic window containing:
- a CDS encoding TolC family protein, with translation MNGSLARRPLSASLLVVLAAMAWLGLPAEGAAQQPAPTELSLDQAIRIARENNPTFLQQTNDVAVARSSVRAAYGELLPSLTASNSYGYTAAGEARYNTIEFGRQPESYSSSYSLNMGLNLSGSTLLQPSVQRAQKRATERQVEGAAASLDAQVTQQYLTVLQARELVAQAEQEVARTAEHVRLAEARLEVGAGTPLDVQRAQVQHGQAEVNLVQARNTADVEAITLGRLLGTPLDPEVQLTTNFSVFEPNWSAEELVQIALQSNPSLLAAEASAAAARTSVRAARTAYLPSLNFNVGLSGFVYEAGNVNALVGQQIAGLEQQFNNCQINNDLMALIGRPGQNCDIFNPNDPAVVAGIRRNLEAQNRGWPFDYQRQPLNASVSISIPIFTGFSRQLQVDQAKAAAADARHSVREESLRLRQEVAAAVRNLETAYETARLQEQVVASATEELRLAQERFRFGAANSIEVTDAQANLAQAEQARIDAIYNFHKTLAALEALIGRPLR